A genomic window from Flavobacterium johnsoniae includes:
- a CDS encoding acyltransferase family protein: MDTSQPTTAVLETKQHFEILDGLRGIAAFAVVVFHFMEWIFTDPSQNFIGHGFLAVDFFFCLSGFVIGYAYDDRIEKMGLRNFFISRVIRLHPLVIAGSILGLLAFLFDPFGGHLELYSTGKIILTFICSLFLIPFPVIADRGFNLFSFNAPAWSLFWEYIANVVYAFFLYRIGKSFLLLLTMLSAVAICYVGYNSGNLLGGWSGPTFWDGCARISYSFLAGLLIYRSSWIIKNRFGFAELIILLLLAFFMPFSKWNWIAEPLIVLFYFPLLISLGAGAVLKPELKKACVLSGKISYPLYMTHYAVLWMFGNYYTNYKPDTMQLTFIVVASVFLLVGFAYLVMVLYDVPFRNYLNIKRLKKK; this comes from the coding sequence ATGGATACAAGCCAGCCAACTACAGCAGTTCTTGAAACAAAACAACATTTTGAAATTTTAGATGGATTAAGAGGAATTGCAGCTTTTGCTGTTGTCGTATTTCATTTTATGGAATGGATTTTTACCGATCCAAGTCAAAATTTTATTGGACACGGATTTCTGGCTGTCGATTTTTTCTTTTGTCTTTCGGGGTTTGTAATTGGATATGCTTACGATGACCGTATCGAAAAAATGGGACTTCGTAACTTCTTCATCTCAAGAGTTATAAGATTACATCCTTTGGTCATAGCGGGATCTATATTAGGATTACTAGCTTTTTTATTTGATCCATTCGGGGGACATTTAGAATTATATAGTACAGGAAAAATCATTTTGACATTTATCTGTTCGCTATTTCTTATTCCGTTCCCAGTAATCGCTGATCGTGGATTTAATCTGTTTAGTTTTAATGCACCGGCTTGGTCACTTTTTTGGGAATATATTGCCAATGTCGTTTATGCATTTTTTCTTTATAGAATCGGAAAAAGTTTTTTATTGCTATTAACAATGTTATCTGCGGTAGCTATTTGTTATGTTGGATATAATTCAGGTAATTTATTAGGAGGCTGGAGCGGGCCAACTTTTTGGGATGGATGTGCTAGAATATCATATTCTTTTTTGGCAGGATTGCTTATTTATAGATCTAGTTGGATCATAAAAAATAGGTTTGGTTTTGCAGAACTTATCATTTTATTGTTGTTAGCCTTTTTTATGCCGTTTTCGAAATGGAATTGGATAGCAGAACCTTTGATAGTGTTGTTTTATTTTCCGTTATTAATTTCGCTAGGAGCTGGAGCTGTGCTAAAACCTGAATTGAAAAAGGCTTGTGTATTGTCTGGAAAAATATCTTATCCTTTATACATGACGCATTACGCTGTTTTATGGATGTTTGGAAATTATTATACCAATTATAAACCAGATACAATGCAATTGACTTTCATTGTCGTAGCTTCTGTGTTTTTGCTTGTTGGCTTTGCATATTTGGTAATGGTTCTTTATGATGTGCCATTTAGAAATTATCTGAATATTAAAAGATTGAAAAAAAAGTAA
- a CDS encoding GIY-YIG nuclease family protein, with the protein MAKKKLTIEDIFDDDDFGLLDSKLKTSTVKTDEERLIDSFEEINIFFDKNQREPNKSSMSEYGLLAKLKNFRENEAQKKILKPFDRNNLLGYVEMEGQTIEDIFNEEDELGLLDSDKDLDIFKFKHTPKPEDRADADFVAQRKPIKEKEFEKYEAMFQKVHKEIKEGRRKILPFTNIEKNLHVGDFYLMDGILLYLESANLETAEKELVSGNRVRTEGRTRTIFENGTFSNMLYRSLGKQIQKNGKLITNTYEKIEQDLFVNTGLVKEEDIHSGWIYVLKSKSTNSQIANIKDLYKVGFASSSVDERIKNARYEATYLFADVQKVATYKVYNRNADKLESLLHRFFANACLDIDLFNEKGQRLNPREWFVVPFVIIEETIQLILNENIVNYEYDPVAKRIKLK; encoded by the coding sequence ATGGCTAAGAAAAAACTAACAATAGAAGATATTTTTGATGATGACGACTTTGGATTATTAGATTCAAAACTCAAAACTTCGACTGTAAAAACAGATGAAGAAAGACTGATTGATTCCTTTGAAGAAATAAACATTTTTTTTGATAAGAACCAAAGAGAACCAAATAAATCAAGTATGTCGGAATATGGCTTGTTGGCAAAATTGAAAAACTTTAGAGAAAACGAAGCGCAAAAGAAAATCTTAAAACCTTTTGACAGGAATAACCTCTTAGGTTATGTTGAAATGGAAGGGCAAACAATAGAAGATATTTTTAATGAAGAGGATGAGTTGGGCTTGTTAGATTCGGATAAAGATTTAGATATTTTTAAATTCAAACATACTCCAAAACCAGAAGATAGAGCGGATGCTGATTTTGTTGCGCAAAGGAAGCCTATTAAAGAAAAAGAGTTTGAGAAATATGAAGCAATGTTTCAAAAAGTTCATAAAGAAATTAAAGAGGGAAGAAGAAAAATTTTGCCTTTTACAAATATTGAAAAAAACCTACACGTAGGAGACTTTTATTTAATGGATGGCATCCTTCTGTACTTGGAGTCTGCGAATTTGGAGACAGCAGAAAAAGAATTAGTTTCAGGAAACAGAGTGCGAACTGAAGGACGCACAAGAACAATTTTTGAAAATGGGACATTCAGTAATATGCTTTATCGTTCGTTAGGTAAACAAATCCAAAAAAATGGAAAACTTATTACTAATACTTATGAAAAAATTGAACAAGACTTGTTTGTCAATACAGGACTTGTAAAGGAAGAAGATATTCATTCAGGTTGGATTTATGTATTGAAATCAAAATCAACCAACTCACAAATAGCAAATATTAAAGACTTGTATAAAGTTGGATTTGCAAGTAGTTCAGTAGATGAAAGAATAAAAAATGCTCGATACGAAGCGACATATTTATTTGCAGACGTTCAAAAAGTTGCGACATATAAAGTGTATAACAGAAATGCCGATAAATTAGAAAGTCTTCTACATAGATTTTTCGCCAATGCTTGTTTAGACATTGACTTATTTAATGAAAAAGGTCAAAGGCTGAATCCTAGAGAATGGTTTGTAGTTCCATTTGTCATAATAGAAGAAACAATTCAATTGATTTTAAATGAAAATATTGTGAATTACGAATACGACCCTGTTGCGAAAAGAATTAAATTGAAATAG
- a CDS encoding DEAD/DEAH box helicase — protein sequence MPNLVHVTYDQTGKSKSTNAFGMREMQEKAYEGRTAQYLLLKAPPASGKSRALMFIALDKLQHQGIKKVIVAVPEKSIGASFGTTELKKYGFFADWNPNPKYNLCTPGEEKSKVTAFLNFLDSEEQILICTHATLRFAFDGLDVKKLDDTLVTIDEFHHVSAEGDNILGQVLKSIMANSTAHIVAMTGSYFRGDNVPVLMPEEEAKFTKVTYTYYQQLNGYEFLKSLGIGYHFYTGKYFKKNIETGISALAEILDENQKTIIHIPSVNSAESSKLKHDEVDHIIDVLGTIEYQDETTGVIHIKSHKTGKILKVADLVQDNPKSRDKISGYLREVKSADDIDIIIALGMAKEGFDWPYCQHALTIGYRGSLTEIIQIIGRATRDSNNKSHAQFTNLIAQPDAENEDVKLSVNNMLKAITASLLMEQVLAPNFKFKLKKDEDDEDDDTDDETTIKIRGFKLPTSQRAKDIIDTDINDLKAKLLQDPQMLKAMPGNVEPEVINTVLIPKIIREIYPDLSDEDVEAVRQYVVVDSVIKNSTIEEQGDKKFIRMAGSFVNIDDIHIDLIDQINPFQKAFEILSKSVTTQVLRLIDEHIQSTKFEMTEDEAILLWPKIKEWVKNNNGEQPNIQAFDHKEKRMAEALVFLRELKRKKALANG from the coding sequence ATGCCAAATTTAGTACACGTAACATACGACCAGACAGGAAAAAGTAAAAGTACCAATGCGTTTGGAATGCGAGAGATGCAGGAGAAAGCGTATGAAGGTAGAACTGCACAATATTTATTGCTAAAAGCGCCTCCCGCTTCAGGCAAATCTAGAGCTTTAATGTTTATTGCTTTAGATAAATTACAACATCAAGGCATAAAAAAAGTAATTGTTGCAGTTCCTGAAAAGTCTATTGGAGCATCTTTTGGCACAACAGAACTAAAAAAATATGGCTTTTTTGCCGATTGGAATCCAAATCCAAAATACAATCTCTGTACACCGGGAGAAGAAAAAAGTAAGGTAACAGCTTTCTTAAACTTTTTAGATTCTGAAGAACAAATATTGATTTGCACACACGCTACGTTGCGTTTTGCCTTCGATGGTTTAGACGTAAAAAAATTAGATGACACTTTGGTCACTATTGATGAATTTCATCACGTGTCAGCAGAAGGTGACAATATTTTAGGACAGGTTTTAAAAAGCATTATGGCTAATTCGACTGCTCATATTGTAGCTATGACAGGTTCCTATTTTAGAGGAGATAATGTTCCTGTTTTAATGCCAGAAGAGGAAGCAAAATTTACTAAAGTAACTTATACCTACTACCAACAATTAAATGGTTATGAATTTTTAAAATCATTGGGTATTGGATATCATTTTTACACAGGAAAGTATTTTAAGAAGAATATTGAGACAGGAATTTCTGCTTTGGCAGAAATATTAGATGAGAATCAAAAAACAATTATTCATATTCCAAGTGTAAACTCTGCTGAATCTTCAAAGCTTAAACACGATGAAGTTGACCATATTATTGATGTTTTAGGAACAATAGAATATCAAGATGAAACCACAGGAGTTATACACATAAAAAGTCACAAAACAGGTAAGATTTTAAAAGTTGCTGACTTAGTTCAAGATAATCCAAAATCAAGGGATAAAATAAGTGGATATTTACGTGAAGTAAAATCGGCAGATGATATTGATATTATTATTGCTTTAGGAATGGCAAAAGAAGGCTTTGATTGGCCTTATTGTCAACACGCTTTAACAATAGGCTACAGAGGCTCGTTGACAGAGATTATTCAGATTATTGGCAGGGCTACGAGAGACAGCAACAATAAATCACACGCTCAATTTACCAACCTAATTGCTCAACCTGATGCAGAAAATGAGGATGTGAAATTATCTGTAAACAATATGTTGAAAGCTATTACAGCATCTTTATTAATGGAACAAGTATTAGCACCAAACTTCAAATTTAAACTAAAAAAGGATGAAGATGATGAAGACGACGATACGGATGATGAAACCACTATTAAAATAAGAGGATTTAAACTTCCAACTTCTCAACGAGCCAAAGACATCATTGATACGGACATAAATGATTTGAAGGCAAAGTTATTGCAAGATCCTCAAATGCTTAAAGCAATGCCAGGTAATGTTGAGCCAGAAGTTATTAATACTGTTCTAATTCCAAAAATCATACGAGAAATCTATCCTGATTTAAGTGATGAAGATGTTGAAGCAGTTAGGCAATATGTAGTGGTTGATTCAGTAATAAAAAACAGCACTATTGAGGAACAAGGCGATAAGAAATTTATTAGAATGGCAGGTAGTTTTGTAAATATCGATGATATTCATATAGACTTGATAGATCAAATAAATCCTTTTCAAAAAGCATTTGAGATATTATCAAAATCGGTAACAACGCAAGTTTTAAGACTAATTGACGAGCATATTCAATCTACCAAGTTTGAAATGACCGAGGATGAAGCGATTTTGTTATGGCCAAAAATCAAAGAATGGGTAAAAAACAACAATGGAGAACAGCCCAACATTCAAGCATTTGACCATAAAGAAAAAAGAATGGCAGAAGCATTAGTATTTTTAAGAGAGTTGAAACGAAAAAAAGCACTTGCAAATGGCTAA
- a CDS encoding class I SAM-dependent DNA methyltransferase, protein MKSTEIKHNVQNLIDNFSKDEFVFDLLIAYGISKTSVTRLKKGDYNLSKVDGEILYKKKIFFKVEATDKLLSSIESITKEERILKQQPRFAILTDNKQIVAKDLKLGKNLDIKLKELPNYHDFFLPLAGSEVYNSGNNNEADRNASYKMASLYDLLIDENPTIYNSKESIHSLNIFLSRLLFCFFAEDTEIFKDESIFTNTLVQHTTQDGLDTNLFLDDLFDRLNTENVEHLPEYLRKFEYVNGGLFGQKINAPLFNFKARKTLIELGELNWKDINPDIFGSMIQAVVIPEYRSDLGMHYTSVENIKKLIKPLFLDELYEVYENATTVNHLRALIKRISKIKFFDPACGSGNFLIITYKEIRLLEILILEKITDFEGQSPTIKWTEIQLSQFYGIEIDDFAHEMAILSLWLAEHQMNKVFEERLFDYGKSKPILPLKEAGQIKQGNATRKDWNEVCPISKKDEIYIIGNPPYLGSRNQTRDQKDDLKIVFSKDYKTLDYIAAWFYKGAKYIEGYNAKCAFVSTNSICQGLSVLMNWPRILNDQIEIDFAHQSFKWINNAKGNAGVTVIILGLRNKSIKPKYLFNDNLRKEAKNINAYLLDANNYYIKELAKPSSLLKPMMKGNAAIDDGNFLFNTEEEAVNFKTKYPEQSYLVREFIGSNELINGNKRFCLWLKEAKENDITSNPEIKQRVEKVMLFREKSPKAQTRKYAEKPTLFMEDRQPESEYLMIPVVSSENRTYIPIGFLNKEVIANYSSFILPNATPLEFAVLTSRMHMVWVRNVGGKLEERLRYSAKLCYNTFPFPDITIKQKENLNLYVFAILDERAKHPSKTMAQLYNPTTMPKGLLQAHQELDTAIEQCYRLQPFKSDTERLEYLFKQYEETLQKDTLFAKQKPSRKKTVK, encoded by the coding sequence ATGAAATCAACCGAAATAAAGCATAACGTTCAGAACCTGATTGACAACTTCTCAAAAGATGAATTTGTCTTTGATTTATTGATTGCATACGGCATCTCTAAAACGTCTGTAACCCGACTAAAAAAAGGAGATTACAATCTATCCAAAGTTGATGGAGAAATATTATACAAAAAGAAAATATTCTTTAAAGTTGAAGCCACTGACAAACTGTTAAGCAGTATTGAATCCATTACAAAAGAAGAGCGGATTTTAAAACAACAGCCACGATTTGCAATTCTTACCGACAATAAACAAATAGTTGCCAAAGACCTGAAATTAGGTAAGAACTTAGATATTAAACTAAAAGAGTTACCCAATTATCACGATTTCTTTTTGCCCCTTGCTGGCAGCGAAGTTTACAATTCTGGCAACAACAATGAAGCCGATAGAAATGCTTCCTATAAAATGGCTTCTTTGTATGATTTGTTGATTGATGAAAACCCAACTATTTACAACTCAAAAGAAAGCATACACAGCCTTAATATTTTCTTATCTCGTTTATTATTTTGTTTTTTTGCAGAAGACACAGAGATTTTTAAAGATGAAAGCATTTTTACAAATACACTTGTTCAACACACTACTCAAGATGGCTTAGACACAAATTTATTTTTAGATGATTTGTTTGACCGTTTAAATACCGAAAATGTAGAACATCTTCCAGAATACCTTAGAAAGTTTGAATATGTAAACGGTGGTTTATTTGGTCAAAAAATAAATGCACCACTATTTAATTTCAAAGCGAGAAAGACATTAATTGAACTCGGCGAACTAAATTGGAAAGATATTAACCCAGATATTTTTGGGTCAATGATACAGGCGGTGGTAATTCCTGAATACCGAAGCGATTTAGGAATGCACTACACCTCTGTAGAAAATATCAAAAAACTGATAAAACCTCTCTTTCTTGATGAACTCTATGAAGTTTATGAAAATGCAACAACAGTAAACCATTTAAGAGCACTTATCAAAAGAATTTCAAAAATCAAATTCTTTGACCCAGCTTGTGGTAGTGGAAATTTCTTGATTATTACCTACAAAGAAATACGATTACTGGAAATACTTATTTTAGAAAAAATTACGGATTTTGAAGGACAAAGCCCCACTATAAAATGGACTGAAATCCAACTTTCACAGTTTTACGGTATAGAAATTGACGATTTTGCCCACGAAATGGCAATTCTCTCCCTTTGGTTGGCAGAGCACCAAATGAACAAAGTGTTTGAAGAACGATTGTTTGATTACGGAAAATCGAAACCAATATTACCACTTAAGGAGGCAGGACAAATAAAACAAGGCAATGCAACTAGAAAAGATTGGAATGAGGTGTGCCCAATTAGCAAAAAAGACGAAATTTATATTATTGGAAATCCGCCTTATTTGGGTAGTCGAAATCAAACCAGAGATCAAAAAGATGATTTAAAAATTGTATTCAGCAAAGATTACAAAACTCTAGATTATATCGCTGCTTGGTTTTATAAAGGAGCTAAATATATAGAGGGATATAATGCTAAATGTGCTTTTGTGTCTACAAATTCAATTTGTCAAGGATTATCAGTTTTAATGAATTGGCCAAGAATACTTAATGACCAAATTGAAATTGACTTTGCTCATCAATCATTTAAATGGATAAATAACGCCAAAGGCAATGCAGGAGTTACAGTTATTATTTTAGGATTACGAAATAAGAGTATAAAGCCAAAGTATCTGTTTAATGACAATTTACGAAAAGAAGCTAAAAATATAAATGCTTATCTTTTGGATGCAAATAATTATTATATAAAGGAACTCGCTAAACCCAGTTCTCTTCTCAAGCCAATGATGAAAGGTAATGCAGCAATCGATGATGGAAATTTTCTGTTTAACACAGAAGAAGAGGCAGTAAATTTTAAGACAAAATATCCGGAACAATCATATTTGGTGCGTGAGTTTATTGGCTCAAATGAACTAATTAACGGGAATAAAAGGTTTTGTTTGTGGCTAAAGGAAGCCAAAGAAAATGATATAACTTCTAATCCCGAAATAAAACAACGTGTAGAAAAGGTAATGTTATTTAGAGAAAAAAGTCCTAAAGCTCAAACGAGGAAATATGCCGAAAAGCCAACACTTTTTATGGAGGATAGACAGCCTGAGAGTGAATATTTAATGATACCAGTTGTTTCTTCGGAAAACAGAACTTATATACCCATTGGATTTTTAAACAAAGAAGTAATTGCGAATTATTCTTCATTTATTCTTCCAAATGCAACTCCTTTAGAATTTGCCGTTTTAACCTCTCGTATGCATATGGTTTGGGTGAGAAATGTGGGTGGTAAGTTAGAAGAACGTCTAAGGTATTCAGCAAAGCTCTGTTACAATACCTTCCCTTTTCCAGACATCACTATCAAACAAAAGGAAAATTTAAATCTTTATGTTTTTGCCATTTTAGATGAGCGAGCCAAGCATCCCAGCAAAACAATGGCGCAATTGTATAATCCAACCACAATGCCCAAAGGTTTACTTCAAGCACATCAAGAACTCGATACTGCTATAGAGCAATGTTACCGCCTGCAACCTTTTAAAAGCGATACCGAGCGTTTGGAGTATTTGTTTAAGCAGTATGAAGAAACGTTGCAAAAGGATACACTTTTTGCAAAACAAAAGCCGTCAAGAAAAAAGACAGTGAAATGA
- a CDS encoding helix-turn-helix transcriptional regulator, with protein MNRIKEVLEQKGIKQTWLAERLGKSYNMVNAYAKNRQQPRLETLLEIADILDIDVKELLVSNKPEQNK; from the coding sequence ATGAACAGAATTAAGGAAGTGTTGGAACAAAAAGGAATTAAGCAAACTTGGTTGGCTGAAAGACTCGGAAAAAGCTACAATATGGTAAACGCTTATGCTAAAAACAGACAACAACCACGATTGGAAACTTTACTGGAAATAGCGGATATTTTGGATATAGACGTGAAAGAATTGCTAGTTTCGAATAAACCTGAACAAAATAAATAA
- the mobB gene encoding conjugal transfer protein MobB translates to MIAKIGKGSNMYGAILYNQQKVEKENGAVLLLNKIPDTIDGRYSTQYFNKCFEPYLSANIKTEKTVRHISLNPDPADKVSDEQFADMAQKYMERMGYGNQPYIVFKHTDIDRTHIHIVSTCVGIDGKKIPDDYDHPRSMAICRDLETKYNLNKATEQEQKQTNKVFKPVSHKNGDIKSQIASVVRHLPKYYNFSTMGSYNALLSLFNITAEEVKGERNGQTVNGLVYVALDENGNKASNPFKASIFGKDAGMAHLQKHFEQSKEKMKTTPVRSVLKNTIELAIHTTNSETEFKKQLTEQGINTVVRRNNEGRIYGMTFIDHESRSVWNGSALDRNLSANVFNEWWNNGNKRELKMQNSPSNTNTIDNLPTKDLFEIISNEHSDSSDLGLFSLLPDAQGEDYEEDQFAKQIKKKKYPRQRR, encoded by the coding sequence ATGATTGCAAAAATCGGGAAGGGAAGCAATATGTATGGAGCTATTTTGTACAATCAGCAGAAAGTGGAAAAGGAAAACGGAGCGGTTCTGTTGCTAAATAAGATACCTGATACTATAGACGGCAGGTATTCCACCCAATATTTCAATAAATGTTTTGAGCCGTATCTGTCTGCCAATATCAAAACGGAAAAGACGGTTCGGCATATATCGCTGAACCCAGATCCTGCGGATAAGGTCAGCGATGAGCAGTTTGCGGATATGGCACAGAAATATATGGAACGTATGGGGTACGGCAATCAGCCCTATATTGTTTTCAAGCATACCGATATAGACCGCACGCATATACATATCGTTTCGACCTGCGTGGGAATTGACGGAAAGAAAATCCCCGATGATTACGACCACCCACGCTCAATGGCTATCTGTCGGGATTTGGAAACCAAATATAATTTGAACAAAGCCACCGAGCAGGAGCAGAAACAAACCAATAAAGTTTTTAAGCCTGTAAGTCATAAAAATGGCGACATCAAAAGTCAGATTGCTTCGGTAGTACGGCATTTACCAAAGTATTATAACTTTTCTACTATGGGTAGTTACAATGCTTTACTATCACTTTTCAACATCACAGCGGAAGAAGTCAAAGGCGAGCGGAACGGTCAGACCGTAAACGGATTGGTCTACGTGGCATTGGACGAGAACGGAAACAAGGCAAGCAATCCGTTCAAAGCATCGATTTTCGGGAAAGATGCAGGCATGGCACACCTGCAAAAACACTTTGAGCAGTCCAAAGAGAAAATGAAAACCACGCCTGTAAGGTCTGTATTAAAGAACACCATAGAATTGGCTATACACACCACAAACAGCGAAACGGAATTTAAAAAGCAATTGACTGAACAAGGCATCAATACGGTTGTAAGACGTAATAATGAAGGACGAATTTACGGAATGACCTTTATTGACCACGAAAGCCGTAGTGTTTGGAACGGTTCAGCTTTGGATAGAAACCTATCAGCAAATGTCTTTAACGAATGGTGGAACAATGGAAATAAGCGCGAATTAAAAATGCAGAATAGTCCTTCTAATACGAACACGATAGACAATCTGCCGACAAAAGACCTATTTGAAATTATTTCAAATGAGCATTCGGATAGTTCTGATTTAGGATTATTCAGTTTGCTACCAGATGCACAGGGAGAGGATTACGAAGAAGACCAGTTTGCCAAACAAATAAAAAAAAAGAAATATCCTCGACAAAGAAGATAA
- the mobA gene encoding conjugal transfer protein MobA has protein sequence MEEKDRKKISKTGRKPKNDPAVNRYSINLNAEDNAKFLALFDQSGMKVIAHFITACIFQKTVKTVKINMDAVEYHAGLTKFFGQFTTNYNQIVKLLNSNFSDKKASAYLYKLEKQTAEMKELLLKVLILTEEFEQKHLNKE, from the coding sequence ATGGAAGAGAAAGACAGAAAAAAGATTAGTAAAACAGGAAGAAAACCGAAGAACGACCCTGCGGTCAATCGGTATTCCATTAACCTGAATGCAGAAGACAATGCCAAGTTCCTTGCCCTCTTTGACCAATCAGGAATGAAAGTAATAGCTCATTTTATTACGGCTTGCATCTTCCAGAAGACGGTAAAGACCGTCAAAATTAATATGGATGCAGTAGAATACCACGCAGGATTGACCAAATTTTTCGGACAGTTCACCACTAATTATAATCAGATTGTAAAGCTGTTGAACTCTAATTTTTCGGATAAAAAGGCATCTGCATACCTCTACAAATTGGAAAAACAGACCGCCGAAATGAAAGAATTATTGCTTAAGGTTTTAATTCTTACCGAAGAATTTGAGCAAAAACATCTAAACAAAGAGTAA
- a CDS encoding DUF3408 domain-containing protein has protein sequence MIQEENKNQQPETEGFIENFMTDKMKQSSTGQQAVKHREDFAKPKVDEEAIMRVMAGEEPAETVTERKRPSVNNNKKSNSQQKKLTQEDYCGQFFKIPTTTASRGKSVYVRQEHHETFNRLTNIMGIDKLTIYAYLDNIIEYHFQEFGELIKEIYNEKHKPLF, from the coding sequence ATGATACAAGAAGAAAACAAAAATCAGCAACCCGAAACAGAGGGTTTTATTGAAAATTTCATGACTGATAAAATGAAGCAATCTTCGACAGGACAACAGGCGGTAAAGCATCGGGAAGACTTTGCCAAACCCAAAGTGGATGAGGAAGCGATTATGCGTGTAATGGCAGGTGAAGAACCTGCGGAAACTGTAACGGAACGCAAAAGACCGTCCGTTAACAATAATAAAAAAAGTAATTCACAGCAAAAGAAGTTGACCCAAGAAGATTACTGTGGACAGTTCTTTAAAATCCCTACGACAACGGCAAGCAGGGGCAAATCGGTCTATGTACGGCAGGAACACCACGAAACGTTCAACAGACTTACCAATATTATGGGCATTGACAAACTCACCATTTATGCATATTTGGATAATATTATCGAATACCATTTTCAAGAGTTCGGGGAATTAATTAAGGAAATTTATAATGAAAAGCACAAGCCGTTGTTTTGA
- a CDS encoding DUF6922 domain-containing protein, translating to MEWRGQNKNIPNLEPVFFWDFDIDAMDFMKAHKTIIARIIERGGQEDIDEIIRFYGYSKVVTAIRDEIYFLPNYAIDKALKFFPELKKEEMYCYLNRKGKPYHWI from the coding sequence ATGGAATGGAGAGGGCAAAATAAAAATATTCCAAATCTTGAACCTGTCTTTTTTTGGGATTTCGACATTGATGCAATGGACTTTATGAAAGCCCATAAGACCATTATTGCCCGAATTATCGAACGTGGCGGTCAGGAAGATATCGATGAAATTATCCGTTTTTATGGGTATAGTAAAGTAGTCACGGCTATCCGTGACGAAATCTATTTCCTGCCCAATTATGCTATTGACAAAGCGCTGAAATTCTTTCCCGAACTTAAAAAGGAAGAAATGTACTGTTACCTGAACCGTAAGGGCAAGCCCTATCATTGGATATAA
- a CDS encoding helix-turn-helix domain-containing protein gives MDVAVLDIQILKALYREVKEVSNLIAEITAPYKALQQATKWLDGQEACQLLNISKRTLQTYRTKGILAATEINRKNYFKLNDVESLMQTEQSLKKQKK, from the coding sequence ATGGACGTAGCGGTTTTAGATATTCAGATTTTAAAAGCACTGTATAGGGAAGTAAAGGAAGTTTCCAATTTGATTGCGGAAATTACTGCACCCTATAAAGCACTTCAACAGGCAACGAAATGGCTTGACGGGCAGGAAGCCTGTCAATTACTTAATATCAGCAAGCGAACGTTGCAGACGTACAGAACAAAAGGTATTCTCGCGGCAACGGAAATCAATCGTAAGAATTATTTCAAACTGAATGATGTGGAATCGCTGATGCAGACCGAGCAATCATTAAAAAAGCAAAAGAAATGA
- a CDS encoding helix-turn-helix domain-containing protein: MKQIGDSNEDMLALLEAVVGIKNELLYIREYFHPLLKGEIYLSGEQVCEMLHISKRTLQQYRDDGLIPFIKLERKILFRESDIIKVLEDNHTRINKTLP, encoded by the coding sequence ATGAAACAGATTGGAGATTCAAACGAGGATATGCTTGCACTGCTTGAAGCTGTGGTAGGCATCAAAAACGAACTGTTATATATCAGGGAATATTTCCACCCACTGTTAAAAGGAGAAATCTACCTGTCAGGCGAGCAGGTTTGCGAGATGCTACACATCAGCAAACGTACTTTGCAACAGTACAGGGATGACGGACTAATACCGTTTATCAAACTTGAACGGAAAATCCTCTTCCGTGAAAGCGACATTATAAAAGTGTTGGAAGATAATCATACTAGAATTAATAAAACTCTTCCATAA